Proteins encoded in a region of the Hypomesus transpacificus isolate Combined female chromosome 17, fHypTra1, whole genome shotgun sequence genome:
- the fmc1 gene encoding protein FMC1 homolog isoform X1 yields the protein MMAALSSPLRVCRGILREIRTLKGPTYKQSMAYNYVIDQFRKNDLPVCPQVTGERYCRAQQEALHASQTYLCMLASTRNHMVLHQLYHSKGQRGTEEMAGIVGLRLPTQPGGKGWEK from the exons ATGATGGCCGCGTTATCGTCGCCTCTCCGCGTTTGCCGTGGGATATTGAGAGAAATACGCACGTTAAAAGGACCAACGTACAAACAGTCGATGGCATATAATTATGTTATAGATCAGTTCCGGAAAAACGAC CTTCCCGTCTGCCCCCAGGTCACAGGAGAGCGGTACTGTCGGGCCCAACAGGAGGCCCTACACGCTTCCCAGACCTACCTGTGCATGCTGGCCTCCACCAGGAACCACATGGTCCTCCACCAGCTCTACCACAGCAAGGGCCAGCGCGGCACCGAGGAGATGGCAGGGATTGTGGGGCTGCGGCTGCCCACTCAGCCTGGGGGCAAGGGCTGGGagaagtga
- the fmc1 gene encoding protein FMC1 homolog isoform X2: MMAALSSPLRVCRGILREIRTLKGPTYKQSMAYNYVIDQFRKNDVTGERYCRAQQEALHASQTYLCMLASTRNHMVLHQLYHSKGQRGTEEMAGIVGLRLPTQPGGKGWEK, translated from the exons ATGATGGCCGCGTTATCGTCGCCTCTCCGCGTTTGCCGTGGGATATTGAGAGAAATACGCACGTTAAAAGGACCAACGTACAAACAGTCGATGGCATATAATTATGTTATAGATCAGTTCCGGAAAAACGAC GTCACAGGAGAGCGGTACTGTCGGGCCCAACAGGAGGCCCTACACGCTTCCCAGACCTACCTGTGCATGCTGGCCTCCACCAGGAACCACATGGTCCTCCACCAGCTCTACCACAGCAAGGGCCAGCGCGGCACCGAGGAGATGGCAGGGATTGTGGGGCTGCGGCTGCCCACTCAGCCTGGGGGCAAGGGCTGGGagaagtga